The Rhodospirillaceae bacterium genome segment GTGGAAACCTACGGCGCGGTCGCGCAGTTCGAGCCTGCGCCCGACCGCTACACGATCTGGTCCAATTTCCAGGGACCGTTCATCCTGCACGCGCTGATGTGCGACGCGCTCGATGTGCCGGGAAACCGGCTGCGCCTGATCACCGCTCCGCAGAGCGGCGGCAGCTTCGGAATCAAACAGGGGATATTTCCATACCTGGTGTTGCTGGCGGCGGCGAGCCGCCTTCTGGGCATGCCGCTCAAATGGATCGAGGACCGGCTGGAGCACCTGGTGGGTTCCTCATCGGCGTCGAACCGCGAAGATGCGGTCGAAGCGGCGTTCAGGGACGACGGCACCCTGACCGGCCTCCGGTTCTTCAACACGGTCGATGTCGGCGCCTATATCCGCGCGCCGGAGCCGGCCTCCGTCTACCGCATGCACAGCGCGTCCAACGGCGCTTACGGCGTCGGCAACATATCCGTCGAAAACCGGCTGGTGACGACGAACCGCCTGCCGATCGGTCTCAACCGCGGCTATGGCGGCCCGCAGTTCTTCTTCGCGCTGGAACGGGCGATGGAGGCCGGCGCGCGGGCGCTCGGACTCGATATCGCCGAGATCAGGCGGCGCAACTTTATCCCGAAAGACGCCTTTCCCTATCGCGCGCCGGCCGGATCGCTCTACGACGCCGGCGACTACGAAGCCGGCCTCGACAAGGCGCTCGACCTCGCGGACTACGCTTCGTTGCGCGACGAGCGCGACCGGGCGCGGGAGGAGGGCCGGCTGTTCGGCATCGGCATGGCGGCGGCGGTCGAGCCGTCCGGTTCCAACATGGCCTATGTGACGCTTGCCCAGACGCCGGAGGAACGCGCCCGCGCCGGCGGCCGGTCCGGCGGTCTCGGGACCTGCACGATTTCGATCGATCCGTCCGGCTCGGTGACGGTGAAGACGGTCTCGACGCCGGCCGGGCAGGGGCATGCCACGGTCGCCGCCCAGATCGTGGCCGACGCGCTCGGGCTCACGCCGGACGACATCGACGTGGTGACCGAGGTTGACACACTGACCAGCGCGTGGTCGCTCGCCTCCGGCAACTACGCGAACCGGTTTTCGTCGGTGGTGATCGGCGCCATCGGCGATGCCGCGCGCCGGGTCGCCGACAAGGTCCGGGCAATCGCCGCCGAAGACCTGGAGGTGGCGGCGGAAGATATCGAACTGGCCGACGGCGCCGCCCGCATTGTCGGCGTGCCGGAAAAATCCCTCCCGTTCCGCCGCGTCGCCGCCAAGACCCACTGGCACCCCGCCGGCCTGCCCGAGGGCATGGCGCCCGGTATCTTCGAGACCGTGATCGTGTCGCCGCCCGAGCTTGGACCGCCGGATGACCGGGACCGGGTGGCTTCGGCCGTGACCTTCGGATTCATCTGCGATCTGGCGGCGGTGGAGATCGATCCCGGCACCGGAAAGGTCGACGTGAAGACATACGTCTCGGTCCACGACGTCGGGAACGTCCTCAATCCTCTGATCGTAGAAGGCCAGATCGTCGGAGGGTTCGCTCACGGCGTCGGCGGCGCGCTGCTGGAAGAGATGGTCTACGACACCGACGGGAATCCGCTCTCGGGCACCCTTGCCGACTATCTCTGCGTGACCGCGCCGGAGATGCCCCGCCTCATCGTCGGCCACGTCGGCACACCATCCCCCCACACGGCGCTCGGTTCCAAGGGGATGGGCGACGGCTGTTCGATGCTGGCGCCCGTGGCGATCGCGAACGCCGTTGCCGACGCGCTCGGACGCGAGGACATCGATCCGCCCTTCACCCTCAACAGGGTCTGGGAGCTCGTCGCGGAAGGCGGAGGCGCCGGGTGAAACCCGCACCGTTCGAATACTGCCGGGCCGATACGCTCGACGAGGCGCTGGACCTGATGGCCGAGTTCGGTTCCGACGCCGCGGTCCTGGCCGGCGGGATGTCGCTCGGCCCGATGCTCAACATGCGGCTGGCGCGGCCCGCCGCCATCGTCGACGTCAACCCCGTCGAAGAATTGTCCGGTATCCGGCTTCTGGACGATTCGGTCGAAACCGGGGCGCTTTGCCGGCAGGCCGACGCGCTCGATTCCGCGCTCGTCCGCGATGAGGTGCCGCTTCTTTCCCAGGCGTTGCCGTTCGTCGGGCATTTCCAGACCCGGAACCGGGGAACCCTGGGCGGCTCGGTCTGCCACGCCGATCCAAGCGCCGAGATCCCGTTGGCCCTGGCAGCGCTCGGCGGCGACGTGATCCTCCGGCAAAGGGGCGGGATGCGCGCCGTCGCCGCGACCGACTTCTTCGACGGAATTTTCACCACCATCCGCGAGCCCGACGAACTCGTGACCGCGCTTCGCTGGCCGCGGAGCAACCCGAAGACCGGC includes the following:
- a CDS encoding FAD binding domain-containing protein, with product MKPAPFEYCRADTLDEALDLMAEFGSDAAVLAGGMSLGPMLNMRLARPAAIVDVNPVEELSGIRLLDDSVETGALCRQADALDSALVRDEVPLLSQALPFVGHFQTRNRGTLGGSVCHADPSAEIPLALAALGGDVILRQRGGMRAVAATDFFDGIFTTIREPDELVTALRWPRSNPKTGYAFDEIAQRHGDFAIGAAAAVATVAPDGNLAALSLGLGGIEDRPVLADLAGFVGAPATARTASEAAALAADRADPMEDPRASAAYRRQLVRVLGARVLERAFERAGARQC
- a CDS encoding xanthine dehydrogenase family protein molybdopterin-binding subunit — protein: MTVVGRWVGAPVPRKEDEALLTGRARFIDDMEPVPGIRHAALLRSPHAHAEILSIDVSRAEAHPGVYGVLTGADIAAATGPIPSAVRVPIDYYPMAAGKVRYAGEPVALVAAEDRYVAEDALELIEVEYRPLPPVIDPKAAMNDDSPLLHEAVGSNVAHHRTFRYGDPETAFEEADRVVRLDWTFPRYSSTPVETYGAVAQFEPAPDRYTIWSNFQGPFILHALMCDALDVPGNRLRLITAPQSGGSFGIKQGIFPYLVLLAAASRLLGMPLKWIEDRLEHLVGSSSASNREDAVEAAFRDDGTLTGLRFFNTVDVGAYIRAPEPASVYRMHSASNGAYGVGNISVENRLVTTNRLPIGLNRGYGGPQFFFALERAMEAGARALGLDIAEIRRRNFIPKDAFPYRAPAGSLYDAGDYEAGLDKALDLADYASLRDERDRAREEGRLFGIGMAAAVEPSGSNMAYVTLAQTPEERARAGGRSGGLGTCTISIDPSGSVTVKTVSTPAGQGHATVAAQIVADALGLTPDDIDVVTEVDTLTSAWSLASGNYANRFSSVVIGAIGDAARRVADKVRAIAAEDLEVAAEDIELADGAARIVGVPEKSLPFRRVAAKTHWHPAGLPEGMAPGIFETVIVSPPELGPPDDRDRVASAVTFGFICDLAAVEIDPGTGKVDVKTYVSVHDVGNVLNPLIVEGQIVGGFAHGVGGALLEEMVYDTDGNPLSGTLADYLCVTAPEMPRLIVGHVGTPSPHTALGSKGMGDGCSMLAPVAIANAVADALGREDIDPPFTLNRVWELVAEGGGAG